In Sorghum bicolor cultivar BTx623 chromosome 8, Sorghum_bicolor_NCBIv3, whole genome shotgun sequence, one genomic interval encodes:
- the LOC110437477 gene encoding myb-related protein MYBAS2-like isoform X1: MVTVREETRKGPWTEQEDLQLVCTVRLFGERRWDFIAKVSGLRGLNRTGKSCRLRWVNYLHPGLKRGRMSPHEERLILELHARWGNRWSRIARRLPGRTDNEIKNYWRTHMRKKAQERKRNMSPSSSSSSLTYQSGYPDTPSTIGVEGQELHGGSGCITSILKGTPPDMDGYPMDQIWMEIEAPEVPSEVGFVGGNENVCSSLATPLPPPTVWEYYPEACWKIDDEIKMAPQFSYSEGAGPCF, from the exons ATGGTGACAGTGAGAGAGGAGACTCGCAAGGGGCCATGGACAGAGCAGGAGGACCTGCAACTGGTATGCACTGTCCGTCTCTTCGGTGAACGTCGTTGGGATTTCATTGCCAAAGTATCAGGTTTGAGGG GACTCAACCGAACAGGCAAGAGCTGCCGGCTTCGCTGGGTCAACTACCTTCACCCTGGCCTCAAGCGTGGGCGCATGTCTCCCCATGAAGAGCGCCTCATCCTTGAGCTGCACGCTCGGTGGGGAAACAG GTGGTCCAGGATAGCGCGCCGCTTGCCAGGGCGCACTGACAATGAGATCAAGAACTACTGGAGGACACACATGAGGAAGAAAGCACAGGAGAGGAAGAGGAACATGTCTCCATCATCGTCCTCATCTTCGCTGACTTACCAGTCAGGCTACCCAGATACTCCATCAACCATTGGAGTTGAGGGACAGGAGCTTCATGGTGGCAGTGGCTGCATCACAAGCATCCTCAAGGGCACCCCTCCGGACATGGATGGCTACCCCATGGACCAGATATGGATGGAAATTGAGGCGCCAGAGGTGCCCTCCGAGGTGGGCTTTGTTGGAGGGAACGAGAATGTGTGCAGCAGCCTTGCCACACCTCTGCCACCACCTACTGTCTGGGAATACTACCCAGAGGCCTGCTGGAAGATTGATGATGAGATCAAGATGGCACCACAGTTCAGTTATAGTGAAGGAGCTGGCCCCTGCTTCTGA
- the LOC110437477 gene encoding myb-related protein MYBAS2-like isoform X3 produces MDRAGGPATGLNRTGKSCRLRWVNYLHPGLKRGRMSPHEERLILELHARWGNRWSRIARRLPGRTDNEIKNYWRTHMRKKAQERKRNMSPSSSSSSLTYQSGYPDTPSTIGVEGQELHGGSGCITSILKGTPPDMDGYPMDQIWMEIEAPEVPSEVGFVGGNENVCSSLATPLPPPTVWEYYPEACWKIDDEIKMAPQFSYSEGAGPCF; encoded by the exons ATGGACAGAGCAGGAGGACCTGCAACTG GACTCAACCGAACAGGCAAGAGCTGCCGGCTTCGCTGGGTCAACTACCTTCACCCTGGCCTCAAGCGTGGGCGCATGTCTCCCCATGAAGAGCGCCTCATCCTTGAGCTGCACGCTCGGTGGGGAAACAG GTGGTCCAGGATAGCGCGCCGCTTGCCAGGGCGCACTGACAATGAGATCAAGAACTACTGGAGGACACACATGAGGAAGAAAGCACAGGAGAGGAAGAGGAACATGTCTCCATCATCGTCCTCATCTTCGCTGACTTACCAGTCAGGCTACCCAGATACTCCATCAACCATTGGAGTTGAGGGACAGGAGCTTCATGGTGGCAGTGGCTGCATCACAAGCATCCTCAAGGGCACCCCTCCGGACATGGATGGCTACCCCATGGACCAGATATGGATGGAAATTGAGGCGCCAGAGGTGCCCTCCGAGGTGGGCTTTGTTGGAGGGAACGAGAATGTGTGCAGCAGCCTTGCCACACCTCTGCCACCACCTACTGTCTGGGAATACTACCCAGAGGCCTGCTGGAAGATTGATGATGAGATCAAGATGGCACCACAGTTCAGTTATAGTGAAGGAGCTGGCCCCTGCTTCTGA
- the LOC110437477 gene encoding myb-related protein MYBAS2-like isoform X2, whose amino-acid sequence MVTVREETRKGPWTEQEDLQLVCTVRLFGERRWDFIAKVSGLNRTGKSCRLRWVNYLHPGLKRGRMSPHEERLILELHARWGNRWSRIARRLPGRTDNEIKNYWRTHMRKKAQERKRNMSPSSSSSSLTYQSGYPDTPSTIGVEGQELHGGSGCITSILKGTPPDMDGYPMDQIWMEIEAPEVPSEVGFVGGNENVCSSLATPLPPPTVWEYYPEACWKIDDEIKMAPQFSYSEGAGPCF is encoded by the exons ATGGTGACAGTGAGAGAGGAGACTCGCAAGGGGCCATGGACAGAGCAGGAGGACCTGCAACTGGTATGCACTGTCCGTCTCTTCGGTGAACGTCGTTGGGATTTCATTGCCAAAGTATCAG GACTCAACCGAACAGGCAAGAGCTGCCGGCTTCGCTGGGTCAACTACCTTCACCCTGGCCTCAAGCGTGGGCGCATGTCTCCCCATGAAGAGCGCCTCATCCTTGAGCTGCACGCTCGGTGGGGAAACAG GTGGTCCAGGATAGCGCGCCGCTTGCCAGGGCGCACTGACAATGAGATCAAGAACTACTGGAGGACACACATGAGGAAGAAAGCACAGGAGAGGAAGAGGAACATGTCTCCATCATCGTCCTCATCTTCGCTGACTTACCAGTCAGGCTACCCAGATACTCCATCAACCATTGGAGTTGAGGGACAGGAGCTTCATGGTGGCAGTGGCTGCATCACAAGCATCCTCAAGGGCACCCCTCCGGACATGGATGGCTACCCCATGGACCAGATATGGATGGAAATTGAGGCGCCAGAGGTGCCCTCCGAGGTGGGCTTTGTTGGAGGGAACGAGAATGTGTGCAGCAGCCTTGCCACACCTCTGCCACCACCTACTGTCTGGGAATACTACCCAGAGGCCTGCTGGAAGATTGATGATGAGATCAAGATGGCACCACAGTTCAGTTATAGTGAAGGAGCTGGCCCCTGCTTCTGA
- the LOC110437477 gene encoding myb-related protein MYBAS2-like isoform X4, whose translation MSPHEERLILELHARWGNRWSRIARRLPGRTDNEIKNYWRTHMRKKAQERKRNMSPSSSSSSLTYQSGYPDTPSTIGVEGQELHGGSGCITSILKGTPPDMDGYPMDQIWMEIEAPEVPSEVGFVGGNENVCSSLATPLPPPTVWEYYPEACWKIDDEIKMAPQFSYSEGAGPCF comes from the exons ATGTCTCCCCATGAAGAGCGCCTCATCCTTGAGCTGCACGCTCGGTGGGGAAACAG GTGGTCCAGGATAGCGCGCCGCTTGCCAGGGCGCACTGACAATGAGATCAAGAACTACTGGAGGACACACATGAGGAAGAAAGCACAGGAGAGGAAGAGGAACATGTCTCCATCATCGTCCTCATCTTCGCTGACTTACCAGTCAGGCTACCCAGATACTCCATCAACCATTGGAGTTGAGGGACAGGAGCTTCATGGTGGCAGTGGCTGCATCACAAGCATCCTCAAGGGCACCCCTCCGGACATGGATGGCTACCCCATGGACCAGATATGGATGGAAATTGAGGCGCCAGAGGTGCCCTCCGAGGTGGGCTTTGTTGGAGGGAACGAGAATGTGTGCAGCAGCCTTGCCACACCTCTGCCACCACCTACTGTCTGGGAATACTACCCAGAGGCCTGCTGGAAGATTGATGATGAGATCAAGATGGCACCACAGTTCAGTTATAGTGAAGGAGCTGGCCCCTGCTTCTGA